Sequence from the Treponema primitia ZAS-1 genome:
GGCGGCCCTGGGTCTGGGGACCAGGCTCCGGCAGCGGGGCTTTCCCGTGGGGCGGCTCAAAACCGGCACCCCCGCCAGGATTGCCGGGGATTCCATCGATTACACAAAAATGGAACGCCAGGACGGCGAAAGCCCAAGGCCCTTCTCCTTCGACGTGGAAACCGGCGCGGTCCCGGACCGGCCGCAGATCCCCTGCTGGATCACCTATACCACTCCGGCTACCCACGAAATTATCCGGGCCAATATCCACCGGTCGCCGCTCTACGGAGGGAAGATAGTCGGAGTCGGCCCCCGGTACTGTCCCTCCATTGAAGATAAGGTGGTCAGGTTCCCTGAACGGGATCGGCACCACATCTTTATTGAGCCCGAAGGGCTGAGTACCAACGAGATGTACATGAACGGCGCTTCCAGTTCCCTTCCCGAGGATGTGCAGCGGGATTTCATCCACAGTATTCCCGGCCTGGCGGAAGCCCGGATCGTCCGGCCCGCCTATGCGGTGGAGTACGATTATCTGGACCCCCTGGACCTCTACCCGACCCTGGAGTCCAAGCGCATGGACGGCCTTTTTATGGCAGGCCAAACCAACGGCAGTTCCGGCTACGAAGAAGCCGCAGCCCAGGGCATCATGGCGGGGATCAACGCTGCCCAAAAAATGCGCGGGGATCCGCCCCTGGTTTTAGGCCGGGCCGAGGCTTACATCGGGGTCCTGGTGGACGACCTTACCACCCTGGGTACCAAGGAACCCTACCGTATGTTTACCAGCCGGGCCGAACACCGGCTCATGCTGCGCCACGATACGGCGGACACCAGACTGAGCCCAAAAGGCCGGGAGACAGGACTGGTGTCCGATGAACGCTGGGAGCGGTTCCAGAAAAAAACCGCCGGCCTTGGGACAATCGCAGAATTACTGCGTACCCGAAAGATTCCCGGCCCCATTGCCGCGGTCAGTAACATTAATATCGGAACTGCAGAAAACCCGGCAGTATCTTTGCTGTCCCGTGCTGCGGGCGGCCTTGCCCCGGCCCTGGGGCCCCATGCCGGGGACAGCCTGGAACGTGCCCTGACCGATTCGGCGGTGAAGTTCGATGATATCCTGCCCTGGGCGCCGGAGCTGGCGTCCTGGCCCCGGGAGTGGATTGAGCGGAGCTTCCTGGACATCAAGTACGCCGGGTATATCGAAAAGGAAAGCCGGGCCGCAGCCCGGGGGGCCAAGATGGACGCAATAAAGCTGCCCCCGGACATGGACTATGCCGCCATCTCAGGCCTTTCTGTGGAATCAAGAGAAAAACTGCGCCAGGTCCGGCCCCTGACCGTGGGCCAGGCCGCGCGTATTCCCGGGGTACGCCAGGGGGATATCGCCCTGCTTATGGTATTAATGAAGGCCCGGCAAAAAGATTTGTAATTATCACAGATTAATAGGGAGGGAAAAACACAATGAACCTGCTATTAGTTATTTTGGGCGGCGGCTGCGGCGCCGGGCTGCGGTACCTGAGTGTCCGGGGGATAGGCGCGGTCTTCAAACCAAGCTTCCCCCTGGGGACCCTGGCGGTCAACGCGGCGGGCGCTCTGATCATAGGCTTCCTCTTTGGGGCCTTCGAAATACGCGCCGTTCCCGCCCAGTTCCGGCTCTTCCTCATCACCGGTTTTCTGGGCGGCTATACTACCTTTTCTTCCTATTCATTGGAAACAGTACGACTATTCATGACCGGCAGTATTTCTGCGGCCATCGCCAATATGGTCCTTAACAACCTGCTCTGCCTCGGCTTCACTTTTTTAGGGTTGGGCCTGAGCCAAAAAGTGGTACCCCATGTTTAGTTCTTAACCTTTATCGTTGTCATGTCCTTCACCTGGAATAAGACGCCATCACCACAAAGGACACAAAGGGAAAGAAAGAAAAAAGGGGAAATACCCTTGGTGTCCTTAGTGGTTAAAAATTCTTCCTCTTCCTTCTTCTTTGCGGTTCATTAGCCGGGCATCACCCCGGGGGCCAGTCAAGAGGCCTGCCGCCCAGGACATGTACATGGAGGTGGTCCACGGTCTGCCCGCCGTCGGACTTGCAGTTGATCACAAAACGCGCGCCCTTTTCTCCGCAGCCTAATTCTACCGCCAGTTCCTGGGCTTTGAACAAAAGCCGCCCCAGGAGGGCCGTATCGGACTTGTCCAGTTCCATAATATTCCGTATATGCTTTTTAGGAACCAGGAGGAAGTGAACCGGCGCCTGGGGAGATACATCGTGGAAGGCCAGGATTTCATCATCTTCGTAGATCTTTTTGCCGGGTATTTCGCCCTTAACGATTTTACAGAAAATACAATCGCTCATGTATCTTTCCTTTTGATAAGCTCGAACCCGCAGTAGGGAACCAGGGCTTTTGGCAGTTTTACTGTGCCATCGGCTTGCTGAAAGTTTTCCAGAACGGCGATAATGCCCCGGGAGACGGCGATGGCGGTTCCATTGAGCATGTGGACAAAGCGGTTCTTCCCTTCATCGTCCTTGTATTTAACATTGAGCCGCCGGGCCTGATAGTCGGTACAGTTGGATGTGGAAGTTACCTCCCCCCACTCACCGTTGTTGCGGCCCGGCATCCAGGCTTCCAGGTCCCACTTGCGGTAGGCCGGAGCCCCCAGGTCGCCGGTACAGGTATCCACCACCCGAAAGGGAATCTCCAGGCCCGTAAATATTTCCTCTTCTATAGAACGGAGTTCCTCATGGAAACGATCCGAATCTTCCGGAAGGCAATAAACGAACATTTCCAGCTTGGTAAACTGATGCACCCGGTACAGGCCCTTGGAAAACTGCCCCGCAGCGCCCGCTTCCCGGCGGAAACAGTGGGAAAGACCGGCCATACGCAGGGGAAGTTTTTCCCGGCTCAGAATCGTATTGGAGTAGTAACCCCCCAGGGTGATCTCCGCAGTACCCACCAGGCAGGTCCCCTCGTCCTCCACGGTATAGACATTGGATTCCGCCCCACGGGGGTTGAAGCCGATGCCCTCCAGGATCTCCTCCTTGGCCACATCCGGGGTGATAAAGGGGGTAAAGCCCCGCTTCTGCAAAATATCCAGGGCATAGCGCACCAAGCCCAGTTCCAGGAACACTCCCTCGTTCTTAAGGTAGTAGAACTTGGTCCCCGAGACCTTGGTGGCGGAATCAAAGTCGATGATATCAAGGTCCTGCCCCAGCTTAACGTGGTCCACCGGCTCAAAGTCAAACTTGGTAGGTTCCCCCACCCGCTTCACTTCCAGGTTATCCTTGTCTTCCTTGCCCAGGGGCGCTTGGGGATGGGCCATATTGGGGACCCGCCGGCCTTCGGTGTCAAGCTCCGCCTCAGTCTTGCCCAGTTCCGCCTCCGCTGCGGCAATATCCTCTTTAAACTTCTTCCCTTCCTCGATAAGCCTATTCCGGGCCTCAGGCTCAAGTTTCCCCTTCATGGCCGCGGCATTGGCGTTCCGCTGCTGCTGCAGGGACTGGAGCGCCGTAGTCAGTTCGGTACGGCGGTTAAAAAGACGGACCACAGCGTCGGCGTCGGCTTTCATATACCGGTCGGCAATGTTTTTCTTCACCGCCGGGAGATTTTCTACGATAAAACGATAGTCTAACATGATAAGCCAGTGTACCCCCCAAGGGGGCTCTAAAACAAGACCCCGAATTCAACCAGTAGTTATTCCTTATTGCGAATAAGAAACCTTACCATGAGCCGGGAGACGCCGTAACCGCCAAAGATAACCACAAACCGGTCAATCAGGTTGATGGGGATACGGGAAAAGATATCGGACCAGAGCACAGGAACATTATTCCGCAAAAGGCCCAGTTTAAAAATATCCTCCGGGGAGAAGGAATCTTTAGCCCGGGAAGCCACGGCGAAAATACAATAATCAATAAGCCCCCCAAGAACGCTGATAACGACACAGGTGGTAAGATAGAGGAGGAGCAGGGAAGCCACGGTACTGATAAAGGGTTCCCGGGGTTTACTAAGGCGACGGCAATACATCCACACCAGAATCACTTCAACGATACTGCAAAGCACAAAAAAATAATTAAACAACGGCGCATGGTCATGGGTATTAATAATAATGGCGCTTAGAATAGAGGCAGCTATCCCCGGCACGAGGCCCGTGGCAAAGGTAAGGGCAACGCTAAAGACCGTGTCAAGAAACAGGGACAGACGAAAACCCCTTCCCGTTAGGATATTGAGGAAAAAATTAGCCGTCACCGCCAGGAAGCAAAGCAAGGTTAGTTTTAATCTTCCCTTCATCATCCTGAATGTACCCTATACTGGTTCATTGCTCAAGACCAGGGCGAGCGCATATAAAATATGACTCCGGAAAAAATGGGAACGGTCAGCCCACCCTTATAAAGGGTGTTTAAGTGTATTTGAGGGGTTTTGTAAAAAAACGCAGAGAAATACTTTATCGGCAAAATCGGGTGGGGGGAGGGGCATCCCTGGCGTTCGCACGCTTGTAGAATTCACTTACGGAGCCCCTTCGGGTCTCCTCCAGTGAGGAATTCCAAATGTGCTCAGCCAGGGATGCCCCTCCCCCCACCCGCCTTTGTCAATAGGCAACGCGCTTACCCTAAACCAGGCCACTTCCACCGCCGGGAACTGCACCAAGCTTAGTTAGGCGCCGGGAAATACGCTCAAACACAGACTAATCGTACAGGCGCCGGTGGGGGCGGTGGAGCCACGCTGCGGGATATTCTGGAATTCCCTGCTGTAGGAGACCCGCAGGGGCTCCGGAAGCAGACTCTACAGGCATCCCGCAGTGGGGATTCACCGCCCCCACCGGCGTTTTTCCGATCTGCCCGGATCTGCTTTAGTATCAAGCACCATTTTGCTCAGACTTGAATGAAATTAATAAAGACGTTTAAGTATGATCATGGAAAAACGTT
This genomic interval carries:
- the mnmG gene encoding tRNA uridine-5-carboxymethylaminomethyl(34) synthesis enzyme MnmG is translated as MDYDCIVVGGGHAGIEASLAVSRLGFSVLLITQNPDRIGALSCNPAVGGLSKGNLVRELDALGGQMGKLIDATMIQYRVLNRSRGPAVQAPRAQADKYAYQTAARSAVETQQGLTVFMDTVIDLISAENRIQGVVTQRGHRISARTVILATGTFMEGKIFIGEYDAPEGRLGEEAALGLGTRLRQRGFPVGRLKTGTPARIAGDSIDYTKMERQDGESPRPFSFDVETGAVPDRPQIPCWITYTTPATHEIIRANIHRSPLYGGKIVGVGPRYCPSIEDKVVRFPERDRHHIFIEPEGLSTNEMYMNGASSSLPEDVQRDFIHSIPGLAEARIVRPAYAVEYDYLDPLDLYPTLESKRMDGLFMAGQTNGSSGYEEAAAQGIMAGINAAQKMRGDPPLVLGRAEAYIGVLVDDLTTLGTKEPYRMFTSRAEHRLMLRHDTADTRLSPKGRETGLVSDERWERFQKKTAGLGTIAELLRTRKIPGPIAAVSNINIGTAENPAVSLLSRAAGGLAPALGPHAGDSLERALTDSAVKFDDILPWAPELASWPREWIERSFLDIKYAGYIEKESRAAARGAKMDAIKLPPDMDYAAISGLSVESREKLRQVRPLTVGQAARIPGVRQGDIALLMVLMKARQKDL
- the crcB gene encoding fluoride efflux transporter CrcB; translated protein: MNLLLVILGGGCGAGLRYLSVRGIGAVFKPSFPLGTLAVNAAGALIIGFLFGAFEIRAVPAQFRLFLITGFLGGYTTFSSYSLETVRLFMTGSISAAIANMVLNNLLCLGFTFLGLGLSQKVVPHV
- a CDS encoding histidine triad nucleotide-binding protein codes for the protein MSDCIFCKIVKGEIPGKKIYEDDEILAFHDVSPQAPVHFLLVPKKHIRNIMELDKSDTALLGRLLFKAQELAVELGCGEKGARFVINCKSDGGQTVDHLHVHVLGGRPLDWPPG
- the serS gene encoding serine--tRNA ligase; its protein translation is MLDYRFIVENLPAVKKNIADRYMKADADAVVRLFNRRTELTTALQSLQQQRNANAAAMKGKLEPEARNRLIEEGKKFKEDIAAAEAELGKTEAELDTEGRRVPNMAHPQAPLGKEDKDNLEVKRVGEPTKFDFEPVDHVKLGQDLDIIDFDSATKVSGTKFYYLKNEGVFLELGLVRYALDILQKRGFTPFITPDVAKEEILEGIGFNPRGAESNVYTVEDEGTCLVGTAEITLGGYYSNTILSREKLPLRMAGLSHCFRREAGAAGQFSKGLYRVHQFTKLEMFVYCLPEDSDRFHEELRSIEEEIFTGLEIPFRVVDTCTGDLGAPAYRKWDLEAWMPGRNNGEWGEVTSTSNCTDYQARRLNVKYKDDEGKNRFVHMLNGTAIAVSRGIIAVLENFQQADGTVKLPKALVPYCGFELIKRKDT